CAGGCTGCTTCGGATCGGGCTTTTTGGGCTCCTCCTCGGGCAGTTTGATGTCCGGCTTCCCGTCGTCCTTACCTGGCTTTTTGGGCTTGGGCTCCTTCGGCGTTTTAGGCTCCTTGGGCGTGTCCTTTTTGCGTGGCACGACGAGGTTGCGCTGCATCGTTTTGAAGTCGTTCGAGGTGGCGTTCATGTGGTCGGCCAGGCGCTCGAGGAGGGCCTTGTCGTCGGCCGAGGTGGCGCTGTTGTAGGCCGCCTGGATGTATTGGCAGACGACCTCCAGGGCGGCGTCCGTTTGCGGGCGGATCGCGGAGGCCAGGGGCAGCTTCGTGTCCGTGTTTTCGACGCGGCGGCCGACGTGCAGCTTCTCGAACTCTTCGTTGAGCTTAAAGAGGTTGTCGAACTCGTCGTTCAGGCCCAGCGTAGCGACCTCGGCGGTGCGTTTGGTGAGGTCTTTTTTCATGCCTTCGAGGCGTCCACTTTCCATCTCGTAAGCCAGCGAACGAATGTTTTCGTACGGGCTGAGCGTGTTGGAGAGGCGGATGGCGGCCTCGCGGATGTTGGTT
The sequence above is drawn from the Tannerella serpentiformis genome and encodes:
- a CDS encoding DUF6261 family protein — protein: MEQVKLDIPRVLIFTKVSSTRLNNTLHVQYHRKQYELVMAVDKTKLKLPLGLPEAWNKGIDYETMIDQEATISDDTALLKVKDAERDEQLTNIFGIIRAQRHSHKTNIREAAIRLSNTLSPYENIRSLAYEMESGRLEGMKKDLTKRTAEVATLGLNDEFDNLFKLNEEFEKLHVGRRVENTDTKLPLASAIRPQTDAALEVVCQYIQAAYNSATSADDKALLERLADHMNATSNDFKTMQRNLVVPRKKDTPKEPKTPKEPKPKKPGKDDGKPDIKLPEEEPKKPDPKQPDPKKPDPKKPGEGGGTGGTGGSGGGPEIHLPEE